Proteins from one Halovivax limisalsi genomic window:
- a CDS encoding NAD(P)/FAD-dependent oxidoreductase, with product MSDVAIVGGGPAGLSCGLFTAKNGLETVLFDADGTWMHKAHLFNYPGIGSTDGSTLLERMRDQADHFDVDRRQGETVESIAETGDGFEIESEDGTTEASYVVLATGANRDLAETLGCAFDGDVVDVDVTKETSVENAYATGAMVRAEEWQAVISAGDGAAAALNILTKERGEHFHDFDVPSDAEAVFGSMSDDA from the coding sequence ATGTCCGACGTAGCAATTGTCGGCGGCGGTCCGGCCGGACTGTCCTGTGGCCTCTTCACCGCGAAGAACGGACTCGAGACGGTCCTGTTCGACGCCGACGGCACCTGGATGCACAAGGCCCACCTGTTCAACTACCCGGGAATCGGGTCGACGGACGGATCCACCCTGCTCGAACGAATGCGCGATCAGGCCGATCACTTCGACGTGGATCGCCGCCAGGGCGAGACGGTCGAATCGATCGCCGAGACGGGGGACGGATTCGAGATCGAATCTGAGGACGGTACGACCGAGGCGAGCTACGTCGTCCTCGCGACGGGTGCGAATCGGGACCTGGCCGAGACGCTCGGGTGCGCCTTCGACGGCGACGTCGTCGACGTCGACGTCACGAAGGAGACGTCGGTCGAGAACGCCTACGCGACCGGCGCGATGGTTCGCGCGGAGGAGTGGCAGGCCGTCATCTCCGCCGGCGACGGCGCCGCGGCCGCGCTCAATATCCTCACCAAGGAACGCGGTGAACACTTCCACGACTTCGACGTTCCATCCGACGCCGAAGCGGTATTCGGCTCGATGAGTGACGACGCGTAG
- a CDS encoding DUF6293 family protein: MEVSERVHVAPVGFEYDRVYEPIERQRADVVHLLVDADPDGVPPYVDSLRSSLESIVRSVSVHECDFSNVYAVLGDVTTIAATHEGDDVFVNVSGAGVIPAVGATIACMDVSTDATAYHVEPAETVYDESEAPVSRGVASTSRVPTYPIDSPTRDQIAIMDFLADPSAHDDRFETTHPKKKDLIEYARSAELGFIADRNPASEKGAFRLLDTHIVEPLEADGYVTVERVGRRRLVHLTDRGRNALRAFRHKLDE; the protein is encoded by the coding sequence ATGGAGGTCTCCGAACGGGTCCACGTCGCGCCGGTCGGGTTCGAGTACGATCGCGTCTACGAACCGATCGAGCGCCAGCGCGCCGACGTCGTCCACCTCCTCGTCGACGCGGATCCCGACGGCGTCCCGCCGTACGTCGATTCGCTGCGCTCGTCGCTCGAATCGATCGTCCGATCGGTCTCCGTTCACGAGTGTGACTTCTCGAACGTGTACGCCGTCCTCGGCGACGTGACAACGATCGCGGCGACCCACGAGGGAGACGACGTGTTCGTCAACGTCTCCGGAGCCGGAGTCATCCCCGCGGTCGGCGCGACGATCGCGTGTATGGACGTCTCGACCGACGCCACGGCCTACCACGTCGAACCGGCCGAGACGGTGTACGACGAATCCGAGGCGCCGGTCAGTCGCGGCGTCGCGTCGACCAGCCGCGTTCCGACCTACCCAATCGACTCGCCGACCCGCGACCAGATCGCGATCATGGACTTTCTCGCCGATCCGTCCGCCCACGACGATCGCTTCGAGACGACCCACCCCAAGAAGAAGGACCTGATCGAGTACGCCCGATCGGCCGAACTGGGGTTCATCGCCGACCGCAATCCAGCGAGCGAGAAGGGCGCGTTTCGGTTGCTCGATACCCACATCGTCGAACCGCTAGAGGCCGATGGCTACGTCACCGTCGAACGGGTGGGTCGCCGCCGACTGGTTCACCTGACCGATCGAGGACGGAACGCACTCCGCGCGTTCAGGCACAAACTCGACGAGTGA
- a CDS encoding FxsA family protein — MLRWLLALLAIPFLDAVLLGVLIVYVDVFGFLEMVALVVLTGLVGLLLVRAEGRRTLRKIQRSLAKGKAPTNELLDGALLIAAGAFLLTPGLVTDAIGFLIAIPLTRIPIRMLLKRTVVVPYIDRKANGFATGAVWTGGFPAGGQAGGDATDGSTVNLGADAYRVDSDEAATERSGTYEIDLEDDADDDGDAVGR, encoded by the coding sequence ATGCTTCGGTGGTTGCTCGCGCTCCTCGCGATCCCGTTTCTCGACGCCGTCCTGCTCGGCGTGCTCATCGTCTACGTGGACGTCTTCGGGTTCCTCGAGATGGTGGCGCTGGTCGTCCTCACCGGTCTCGTCGGGTTACTACTCGTCAGGGCCGAGGGACGACGAACCCTGCGAAAGATCCAGCGGTCGCTGGCGAAGGGGAAGGCGCCGACGAACGAGTTGCTCGACGGCGCGCTGCTCATCGCGGCCGGTGCATTCCTGCTCACCCCCGGACTAGTCACCGACGCGATCGGGTTCCTCATCGCAATTCCGCTCACCCGAATCCCGATCCGCATGCTGCTCAAGCGAACCGTCGTCGTCCCCTACATCGACCGAAAGGCAAATGGGTTCGCGACCGGCGCGGTCTGGACCGGCGGCTTTCCCGCGGGGGGACAGGCCGGAGGCGACGCCACCGACGGTTCGACGGTCAACCTGGGTGCAGACGCCTACCGTGTCGACTCCGACGAAGCAGCGACGGAACGCAGCGGCACGTACGAGATCGATCTCGAGGACGATGCGGACGACGACGGCGACGCCGTCGGTCGATGA
- a CDS encoding DUF255 domain-containing protein: MSAESRVEWREWGPRPFVLAESTDRPILLSLTASWCRPCASMDATTYADPRIAASINDRFVPVRVDADRRPRVRDRYNAGGFPSTVFLTPDGEIIEAVTYLDPDALRSTLDHVESTWQDRGDAAGTVPETLPSDGTPKGTLAESILDRAYQTLRSANDERAGGWGGAPKFPLPAAIEFLLGRDDAMAQSALDAVRTGLASPDGGFYRFAHERDWSDPQREIRLEDTAALIRAFANAYLHTGAERYRSTAERAIEFATGTLWVEPSAETGRNDGAFANAVAGDATDDADFDADRGRSIDRTVYAGVNGLAIDALSSHAAYTDHERAREFAQRALATVRHDLLEDGVVDHRLDAPRDEATRCLLADQTRVCRALLSARSVFGWETIPAARRVADVTIDRLRDEETGSVLDGPRSETGLLSRPLRPLEANAELASVLLDLSVLTGEEAYRADGRAILEAFAGASDTIGVRSCGYPSAVGRYLHDPLIVRVGAPAGSDLHRAAFRVADHRKIVVPNAPSVPDDAARVERGDRRSEPARSPAELVSRVESVST; the protein is encoded by the coding sequence ATGAGCGCCGAGTCCCGGGTCGAGTGGCGCGAGTGGGGCCCGCGTCCCTTCGTACTGGCCGAAAGCACTGATCGTCCCATTCTACTCTCGCTAACGGCCAGCTGGTGTCGACCGTGCGCGTCGATGGACGCGACTACCTACGCGGATCCCCGAATCGCCGCGAGTATCAACGACCGGTTCGTTCCAGTGCGCGTCGACGCCGACCGGCGCCCGCGCGTCCGCGATCGGTACAACGCCGGCGGCTTTCCGTCGACCGTCTTCCTGACACCCGACGGGGAGATCATCGAGGCTGTGACCTACCTCGATCCGGATGCACTCAGGTCGACGCTCGATCACGTCGAGTCGACGTGGCAGGACCGTGGCGATGCCGCCGGCACCGTTCCGGAGACGCTCCCGTCGGATGGGACGCCGAAGGGTACGCTCGCGGAATCGATCCTCGATCGGGCTTACCAGACGCTCCGATCGGCGAACGACGAACGGGCGGGCGGCTGGGGCGGGGCTCCAAAGTTTCCGCTCCCGGCGGCGATCGAATTCCTCCTCGGACGGGACGATGCGATGGCGCAGTCGGCCCTCGACGCCGTTCGAACCGGCCTCGCCTCGCCGGACGGCGGATTCTACCGGTTCGCCCACGAGCGAGACTGGTCGGATCCACAGCGCGAGATCCGACTCGAGGACACCGCCGCCCTGATTCGAGCCTTCGCGAACGCGTACCTCCACACGGGTGCCGAGCGATATCGATCGACCGCCGAGCGCGCGATCGAGTTCGCGACCGGGACGCTGTGGGTCGAGCCATCGGCCGAGACCGGCCGCAACGACGGTGCGTTCGCCAACGCCGTCGCGGGGGATGCGACCGACGACGCCGATTTCGATGCCGATCGTGGACGCTCGATCGATCGGACGGTCTACGCCGGCGTGAACGGCCTGGCGATCGATGCCCTCTCTTCGCACGCGGCCTACACGGACCACGAACGCGCACGGGAGTTCGCACAGCGGGCGCTCGCTACGGTCAGGCACGACCTCCTCGAAGACGGCGTCGTCGATCACCGTCTCGATGCCCCTCGCGACGAGGCGACGCGATGCTTGCTCGCCGATCAGACGCGCGTCTGCCGGGCGCTGCTCTCGGCCCGCTCCGTCTTCGGTTGGGAGACGATCCCGGCCGCTCGTCGCGTCGCAGACGTCACGATCGACCGGCTTCGGGACGAGGAGACCGGATCGGTGCTGGACGGTCCCCGCTCCGAAACGGGCCTGCTCTCGCGCCCGCTCCGGCCGCTGGAAGCGAACGCGGAACTGGCGTCGGTCCTGCTCGACCTCTCGGTACTGACCGGCGAGGAGGCCTATCGAGCCGACGGTCGTGCCATCCTCGAGGCGTTCGCCGGCGCCAGCGACACCATCGGCGTCCGTTCGTGCGGCTACCCGTCGGCCGTGGGCCGGTACCTGCACGATCCGTTGATCGTCCGTGTCGGTGCCCCCGCCGGGTCGGACCTTCACCGCGCAGCTTTCCGGGTCGCCGATCACCGGAAGATCGTCGTTCCGAACGCTCCGTCGGTCCCCGACGACGCCGCCCGGGTCGAACGCGGCGACCGACGGTCCGAACCCGCACGCAGTCCGGCCGAACTCGTCTCCCGCGTCGAGTCCGTCAGCACCTGA
- a CDS encoding TrmB family transcriptional regulator: MASLRDLGLSEYEARAYRSLLQTGPTTAKELSRASDVPMGRIYDVLNSIEQYNLVRSQTASRPKKYVAVEPSTALDRLLADKKRELEERADQYESIVDDLSDELVATDPVDEQFWTAAIGPADTFELIGERLAAADDSIVMVAADPTPQIDVRTVGEEVLDHLESALDRGVSVDVLMNRSLVDELPQSVGRRYRRTLQSRSDFAVRTSERVTGSFNLIDSIEVCIQVPNPLSTGEIFGTIDLKDAEFAGEVYDEFRPLWREAKPLEL; encoded by the coding sequence ATGGCGAGTTTACGGGATCTCGGCCTCTCCGAATACGAAGCTCGCGCCTATCGGTCCCTCCTGCAAACGGGTCCGACAACGGCCAAGGAGTTGTCCCGCGCCAGCGACGTGCCGATGGGACGGATTTACGACGTCCTCAACAGCATCGAACAGTACAACCTCGTCAGGAGCCAGACGGCGAGTCGCCCGAAGAAGTACGTCGCCGTCGAACCGTCGACCGCGCTCGATCGCCTGCTCGCGGACAAGAAACGCGAACTCGAGGAACGAGCCGACCAGTACGAGTCCATCGTCGACGACCTCTCCGACGAACTCGTCGCGACCGACCCGGTCGACGAACAGTTCTGGACGGCGGCGATCGGGCCCGCGGACACCTTCGAACTCATCGGCGAGCGCCTCGCGGCGGCCGACGACTCGATCGTGATGGTCGCCGCGGACCCGACGCCGCAGATCGACGTGCGAACGGTAGGCGAGGAGGTCCTCGATCACCTCGAGTCGGCGCTCGATCGGGGCGTCTCCGTCGACGTCCTGATGAATCGATCGCTTGTCGACGAACTCCCCCAGTCGGTCGGACGGCGATACCGACGGACGTTACAGTCACGATCCGACTTCGCCGTGCGGACGTCCGAACGAGTCACGGGATCGTTCAATCTCATCGATAGTATCGAGGTCTGCATTCAGGTCCCGAACCCCCTCTCGACCGGCGAGATATTCGGCACGATCGATCTCAAGGACGCGGAGTTCGCCGGCGAAGTGTACGACGAGTTTCGCCCCCTCTGGCGTGAGGCGAAACCGCTCGAACTCTGA
- the mptA gene encoding GTP cyclohydrolase MptA, with amino-acid sequence MSQQLPDVQASSPDVTVGLSQVGVTGVEKLVKLARNGKRPIILTAEFDVFVDLPAWRKGADMSRNMEVIDEILESATREEAYRPEEVCGDAAGRLLEKHEYTTRAEVSMEATLMRRERTPATDRETQHTVDIIAAATATDEGTREEIGARVDGLTVCPCSQGMSTARAKQTLEDLGVDEETITAFLDEVPQPGHSQRGHATLTIEADGDPEVELDTVIDIARDAMSARIYNLAKRPDEDAMTYRSHADAKFVEDCVRSMAEGVVDTFEHLPDDAVVTMSQSNDESIHQHNAHAERVVDMETLRAEIARED; translated from the coding sequence ATGAGTCAGCAACTGCCGGACGTGCAGGCGAGCTCGCCGGACGTGACCGTCGGCCTGAGCCAGGTCGGCGTCACCGGCGTCGAGAAACTCGTCAAACTCGCCCGGAACGGCAAGCGGCCGATCATCCTCACTGCCGAATTCGACGTCTTCGTGGATCTGCCGGCCTGGCGAAAGGGCGCGGACATGAGCCGGAATATGGAAGTGATCGACGAGATCCTGGAGTCGGCGACGCGCGAAGAGGCCTATCGCCCGGAGGAAGTCTGTGGCGACGCCGCAGGTCGCTTGCTCGAGAAACACGAGTACACCACCCGCGCCGAAGTCTCGATGGAGGCGACGCTGATGCGACGCGAGAGGACGCCCGCGACCGACCGCGAAACCCAGCACACCGTCGACATCATCGCGGCGGCGACGGCAACCGACGAGGGGACGCGCGAGGAGATCGGCGCCCGGGTCGACGGGTTGACCGTCTGTCCCTGTTCGCAGGGAATGTCGACGGCCCGCGCCAAGCAGACGCTCGAGGATCTCGGCGTCGACGAGGAGACCATCACGGCCTTTCTCGACGAGGTGCCGCAACCGGGCCACTCGCAGCGCGGACACGCGACGCTCACGATCGAGGCCGACGGCGATCCCGAGGTCGAGCTCGACACCGTAATCGACATCGCGCGCGACGCGATGAGCGCGCGGATCTACAACCTCGCGAAGCGTCCCGACGAGGACGCGATGACCTACCGATCGCACGCGGACGCCAAGTTCGTCGAAGACTGCGTGCGGTCGATGGCCGAGGGCGTCGTCGACACCTTCGAACACCTCCCAGACGACGCGGTCGTCACGATGTCGCAGTCGAACGACGAGTCCATCCACCAGCACAACGCCCACGCCGAGCGGGTCGTCGACATGGAGACGCTTCGAGCGGAAATCGCCCGCGAGGACTGA
- a CDS encoding DUF7139 domain-containing protein, which translates to MSPIPEDKLFELYRRYIGEPNSDRDVYVGFGLFLCGLVLAVVALVLFVWGGTFEVDSDPYIKWVQPAYAMGMLALPVVMLGIVVLLPSERRVLAVSAAGVGITAIGVAGFLYSYPDNWNGYGADYTVQVVAVYAVGLAGIAASTGAALIAHYLDLARQIEPAGPAEEEDKEQYTDEEIAADIDSAMEDVELSWGGVEKRETSRLTFTDDEFDEANVGSMGVTKTRSSGVQQQVAGLKGLKGGEAKTATAPGTVDDQTQKLKELREKKRAEELATRNAGPLDTVKHRASGLVNRLKGRVSAVRNRVKRN; encoded by the coding sequence ATGTCACCTATTCCCGAAGACAAACTGTTCGAACTTTACCGACGCTACATCGGTGAACCGAACAGTGACCGTGACGTCTACGTCGGGTTCGGGCTGTTCCTGTGCGGGCTCGTGCTGGCCGTCGTCGCACTGGTACTGTTCGTCTGGGGAGGTACGTTCGAAGTAGACTCAGATCCGTACATCAAATGGGTCCAGCCGGCATACGCGATGGGAATGCTGGCCCTGCCGGTCGTCATGCTCGGCATCGTCGTGCTGCTGCCGTCGGAGCGTCGGGTGCTCGCCGTCTCGGCCGCTGGGGTCGGGATCACCGCCATCGGCGTGGCCGGCTTCCTCTACTCGTACCCGGATAACTGGAACGGCTACGGCGCGGATTACACCGTCCAGGTCGTCGCCGTCTACGCGGTGGGGCTGGCGGGAATCGCCGCCTCGACGGGCGCCGCGCTGATCGCACACTACCTCGACCTGGCGAGGCAGATCGAGCCCGCCGGGCCAGCGGAAGAGGAAGACAAAGAACAGTATACAGACGAGGAGATCGCGGCGGACATCGACAGCGCGATGGAAGACGTCGAGCTCTCCTGGGGCGGCGTCGAGAAGCGCGAGACGAGTCGGCTGACGTTCACGGACGACGAGTTCGACGAGGCGAACGTCGGTTCGATGGGCGTGACGAAGACTCGATCCAGCGGCGTCCAGCAACAGGTCGCCGGCCTCAAGGGCCTCAAAGGGGGCGAGGCCAAGACCGCCACCGCCCCGGGAACCGTCGACGACCAGACGCAGAAGCTGAAGGAACTCCGAGAGAAGAAGCGGGCCGAGGAACTGGCCACGAGAAACGCAGGGCCGCTCGACACGGTCAAACACCGGGCGAGCGGATTGGTTAATCGGCTGAAGGGACGGGTCAGCGCAGTTCGAAATCGGGTAAAGCGTAATTAA
- the dph2 gene encoding diphthamide biosynthesis enzyme Dph2, which produces MSQESSYSEGDLRNTGMALKHDREWDYELDRIVEAATERDAETIGLQFPEGLKRRAPKVADDIRDVLEDCRVLISGQPCYGACDLDTYLMKRSDVFVHFGHSPMKETDKVIYVPLFSNVAVTPIMEEALETLEDPSESPAVGLVTTAQHMNRFDEMRTFLEERGYDVQTRRGDDRLTHEGQVLGCNYASADVDAPQVLYVGGGKFHPLGLAMEHPDKRVVIADPVNNVVTVADTEKFVKQRYASVHKAMDAETWGVIFCTKIGQGRWDEAEEILEDNDDAYLITLDEVTPDRLRNFDFDAFVNTGCPRITTDDGPQFHKPLLTPGEYDAAVGNKPLSEIGFDTFHDTW; this is translated from the coding sequence ATGAGCCAGGAGTCTTCGTACAGTGAAGGCGATCTCCGGAACACGGGGATGGCCCTGAAACACGACCGCGAGTGGGACTACGAACTCGATCGGATCGTCGAAGCGGCGACCGAACGCGACGCCGAAACGATCGGGCTGCAGTTCCCGGAAGGATTGAAACGCCGCGCGCCGAAGGTGGCAGACGACATTCGCGACGTCCTCGAGGACTGTCGGGTGCTCATCTCGGGCCAACCCTGTTACGGCGCGTGCGATCTCGACACCTATCTCATGAAGCGTTCCGACGTGTTCGTCCACTTCGGCCACTCCCCCATGAAAGAGACGGACAAGGTGATCTACGTGCCGCTGTTCTCGAACGTGGCGGTCACGCCGATCATGGAGGAAGCCCTGGAGACTCTGGAGGACCCGTCAGAGTCGCCCGCGGTCGGGCTCGTCACGACCGCCCAGCACATGAATCGCTTCGACGAGATGCGAACCTTCCTCGAGGAGCGGGGCTACGACGTACAGACCCGGCGAGGCGACGATCGACTCACGCACGAAGGGCAGGTCCTCGGCTGTAACTACGCGAGCGCCGACGTCGACGCTCCGCAGGTCCTCTACGTCGGCGGCGGGAAGTTCCACCCACTCGGTCTGGCGATGGAACACCCGGACAAGCGCGTGGTCATCGCGGATCCGGTGAACAACGTCGTCACCGTCGCGGACACGGAGAAGTTCGTCAAACAGCGCTACGCCTCGGTCCACAAGGCGATGGACGCGGAGACGTGGGGCGTCATCTTCTGTACGAAGATCGGCCAGGGCCGCTGGGACGAAGCCGAGGAGATCCTCGAGGACAACGACGACGCCTACCTCATCACGCTGGACGAGGTGACGCCGGACCGCCTGCGGAACTTCGATTTCGACGCCTTCGTCAACACGGGCTGTCCGCGGATCACCACCGACGACGGGCCGCAGTTTCACAAGCCGCTGCTCACTCCCGGCGAGTACGACGCCGCCGTCGGCAACAAACCGCTCTCGGAGATCGGCTTCGACACCTTCCACGACACCTGGTGA
- a CDS encoding MBL fold metallo-hydrolase, producing MSVSDWGDWLVREIESTTPETLSLWYLGCNGFVVKTADGTTIAIDPYVGLGDPPRTVRMIPVPFDPADFSEMDAILATHEHTDHVHGPSQAPILASTGASFHAPDASLSVALEEERWTEQWDVDRSRFESVDVGDSVDVGGLSVSVEPANDPDAIEPVSYVLEYEDATIFHGGDSRPAAAFEDIGDRYDIDLGILAFGTVGMIPDKETGDPERTRWYCDENQVVEAARALQLDRLLPSHWDMWRGLTADPDALRHHAASFSHPRRVTVAEIGDRVSVSN from the coding sequence ATGAGTGTGAGTGATTGGGGCGACTGGCTCGTCCGGGAGATCGAATCGACCACCCCGGAGACGCTTTCGCTCTGGTACCTGGGCTGTAACGGGTTCGTCGTCAAGACCGCGGACGGGACGACGATCGCGATCGATCCGTACGTCGGACTCGGCGATCCACCGCGGACGGTTCGGATGATCCCAGTGCCGTTCGATCCGGCCGATTTTTCGGAGATGGACGCCATTCTCGCGACGCACGAACACACGGACCACGTCCACGGCCCCTCGCAGGCGCCGATCCTGGCCTCGACCGGCGCGTCGTTCCACGCCCCCGACGCCAGTCTGTCGGTCGCACTCGAGGAGGAACGCTGGACCGAGCAGTGGGACGTCGACCGATCACGGTTCGAATCGGTCGACGTCGGCGACTCGGTCGACGTCGGCGGCCTCTCCGTGTCCGTCGAACCGGCGAACGATCCCGACGCGATAGAGCCGGTCAGCTACGTCCTCGAATACGAGGACGCGACGATCTTCCACGGCGGAGACTCCCGGCCGGCAGCGGCGTTCGAAGATATCGGTGATCGCTACGACATCGACTTGGGCATCCTGGCCTTCGGCACCGTGGGGATGATCCCCGACAAAGAAACCGGTGACCCCGAGCGGACGCGCTGGTACTGCGACGAGAATCAGGTCGTCGAGGCGGCCCGCGCGCTCCAGCTCGATCGGTTACTTCCCTCACACTGGGACATGTGGCGTGGGTTAACGGCCGATCCCGACGCCCTCCGACACCACGCGGCGTCGTTCTCGCACCCGAGGCGTGTGACAGTCGCCGAAATCGGCGATCGGGTTTCGGTTTCGAACTGA
- a CDS encoding tyrosine-type recombinase/integrase, producing MSETVADPIEYFLEDVTHHGRNVRTHEAYRRVLTEFEAFLREERGVGPLEADYRDCMAWVHDIRGRHADSTVATYASYLNRFYSYIERVGRHDENPMSLVVEEMDESIETNPSRRDVSLPQMRAFVADITHPLHRAVVVTLLKTGIRSGELCNLELRDISLDAPGCEWQVRAQLSTRSQALYVTPEHTYGERSGGEERTASNKRKRETVIPVDDELETALLRWLAIRPDTTGPTEPLFVGTADRWGQRLTPDHVHYLVTDYAADAGWYRSGAGASENVTPHYFRHFFTTHMRDRTGDRGIVKYLRGDVADDVIDTYTHDWGDRIRETYLDHIYSIA from the coding sequence ATGAGTGAGACGGTCGCCGACCCGATCGAGTACTTCCTCGAAGACGTCACCCACCACGGGCGAAACGTCCGCACTCACGAGGCATACCGTCGCGTCCTGACCGAATTCGAGGCGTTCCTTCGCGAGGAGCGCGGCGTCGGGCCGCTCGAGGCCGACTATCGCGATTGTATGGCCTGGGTCCACGATATCCGAGGGCGCCACGCCGACAGCACCGTCGCGACGTACGCCTCCTACCTGAATCGGTTCTACTCGTACATCGAACGCGTCGGCCGTCACGACGAGAACCCGATGTCGCTGGTCGTCGAGGAGATGGACGAGTCGATCGAAACCAATCCCTCCCGACGTGACGTCTCGCTGCCCCAGATGCGCGCGTTCGTCGCCGATATCACTCATCCGCTCCATCGAGCCGTCGTGGTGACCCTCCTGAAGACCGGTATTCGTTCCGGGGAGTTATGCAATCTGGAACTCAGGGACATTTCCCTCGATGCCCCGGGGTGTGAGTGGCAGGTTCGCGCCCAGCTCAGTACTCGCTCACAGGCGCTGTACGTGACGCCGGAACACACGTACGGCGAACGCAGCGGCGGTGAGGAGCGCACCGCCTCGAACAAACGCAAGCGAGAGACGGTGATCCCGGTCGACGACGAACTCGAAACCGCCCTGTTGCGATGGTTGGCCATCCGCCCCGATACGACCGGCCCGACGGAACCGCTGTTCGTCGGGACGGCCGACCGATGGGGACAGCGCCTCACACCCGATCACGTCCACTACCTCGTGACCGACTACGCAGCCGACGCCGGCTGGTATCGAAGCGGGGCCGGAGCCAGCGAAAACGTCACCCCGCACTACTTCAGACACTTCTTCACCACGCACATGCGCGATCGAACCGGTGATCGCGGAATCGTCAAGTACCTCCGAGGCGACGTCGCGGACGACGTCATCGACACGTACACCCACGACTGGGGCGATCGAATCCGGGAGACCTATCTCGACCACATCTACTCGATCGCCTGA
- a CDS encoding DUF5805 domain-containing protein, protein MSADDRVAVKTYVPRYQKERWEEDATEMEMSTSEFVRTMVQAGRSDIVVPGTELSGEKSRSSDEPSDTPSEPPNGSDGSADFETRITDVLEEQGSLDWDELVDALVDDVEADLEAALQSLQADNAVMYSGRAGGYTLIDDE, encoded by the coding sequence ATGAGCGCGGACGATCGAGTCGCCGTGAAGACGTACGTTCCCCGATACCAGAAAGAGCGTTGGGAAGAGGACGCGACCGAGATGGAGATGAGCACGAGCGAGTTCGTCAGGACGATGGTGCAGGCTGGCCGATCGGATATCGTCGTTCCAGGCACAGAGTTGTCCGGTGAGAAGTCCCGATCATCGGACGAACCGTCCGATACTCCGTCCGAACCGCCGAACGGATCAGACGGGTCGGCCGATTTCGAGACCCGGATCACGGACGTCCTCGAGGAACAGGGGTCGCTCGACTGGGACGAGCTGGTCGACGCGCTCGTCGACGACGTCGAGGCGGACCTGGAAGCGGCGCTCCAGTCCTTACAGGCGGACAACGCCGTGATGTACAGCGGTCGAGCTGGGGGATACACGCTGATCGACGATGAGTGA